ACATCGTAGTAATCCGAACAGACCGATACGTCTCCGCGCCGTGGTTATCAGTCGCGGTATAAGTCGCGGAGCTGACACCTGGCGAGTCGAGGCGTATCGGCATCTGTCTGTCCCACTCTCCGGTCGCGGTATCGCCCTCCTCGGTGACGATGGTCGGATTCAGCCGCACCGTCTCGCCGACGCAGCCGGTGACGGCGGGCGGGAGTTCGATTTGCGGGTCGCGGTTGGCGTCGCTAATCTCGACCACCTTCGTCGCGGTCGCCGTCTGACCGGCGGTGTCGGTGACGGTGAGCGAGATACGCCGGGTCTCGCCGGGTGCGTCGGCGAACGTGTGGGTCGCCGTGGATTGGTCGTAGCTGTACGCGCCGTGCCACGAGTAGTCGGCGATACCCTCGTCGTCGACCGCGTTGGCCTCGAACGTCGCCTTGCTGCCGGGTGCGACCGTGTTCGGCCCGGAGATGGAGACGGCGGGTGGCCGGTCGGTGTCCGTCGCACTGCCAGACCACGTATCGCCAGCGGAGGGGTGTGTCGACTGCGGTGGCTGTGTCTGCTGTGTCGCCGGAGTACCGGCGGTCGTCGTGGGGTCGGGGGTCGTCACGGGCTCGGGAGCCGTCGGCGCGTCGGTACCCGGCGACGATTCGTCGGTCGGACCCGCGCTGTCGAGCGAGACCGCGGGGAGGTCCCTCGCGCGGACCTGCTTGTCGAGGACGACCGACTCGGTGTCGGTGTCGACGACCCGGACGCGGACGATGTCGCCCTCTTGGATGTGATTTTCCGCGAGGTGGACGGTGAGCGCCTCGCCGTTTTGCCACACTGCGGGCGAGCCGCGCGTCGTCGTGCCGCTGAGTCCCTCGACGATGCTGCTTGCACGCACCGGCGAGTCGTCGCCGTCGTCGAACTCTAAGAACGGCAGTCGGTCGAGGACGTGAGCAGGTGGGCCGTCGTCGGTTGTCTCGTCGGCCTCGGCCGTCTCCGTCTCACGCTCCCCGGACGCCTCGGAATCGGCGTCGTCGGACGCCTCGTCGTCGTCAGGGTCGGCCGCGGCGATGCTCGCTTGGTCTGGCGGCCCGCGGGCCGGCGCGCTGGTGAGCCCGCGCTCGACGGCGTCGACGCTGTCGTCGAATGTGGCCGTCGTCTCCGTCTCGGTGACGACCGTCGTCTTCGGCACCATCCGGTAGTGGCTGATGAGCCGTTCGGTCGTCGTCCCGGTGCGAATCCGCTGCTCGACGACGCCGTACGTCGGTCGCTGGACAGTCACGGTCGTCTCGCCGACCGCCTCGTCGCTGGCGAGCGACCACTCCTCGCCCGGCTGTCGCGGGGCGAGTTTCGTCTGCGTCTGCTCAACTGACTCGACTCGGACCGGCGCGTCGCTGACCCGCTGCCACTCGTCGCCGGGAGCCTCGGCGGCGAGCGTCGTCTCGGTGCGCGTGCGGTCGACGCGAGAGACGACGGCCGCGCTCTTGCGCGTCCATCCGGGCGCGGGCGGGTCGGTCGCGACCTCGCTGTCGGTGCGTTCGACCGTCGTGTAATCGAAGGCGCGAGATGACGCTTTTTGCCAGCCGTCGCCGGTCGGCTCGCTCGTCGACAGCGTCTGTTCGGTCGTGCGGTCGACGCGTTCGTAGCGGTAGAACGCCTCGGTGTCGTAGTCGGCCCGCCACTGCCACTCGTAGGTTGGCTGGCGGACGGTCTCGTACACCGGGACGCGCTCGTACTCGTAGACGGGTTCACGGACCGTCTCGCAGGTGCGCCCGCGGGCGAACCCCCACGGCGACGGCGAACACTCCTCGCGGGTCTCGTAGCCGACGTGGACGCGTTCACGCTCCATGTCGACGAGTCGCCGCTCCGTCTCGGTTCCCGTCCGGACCCGTTCTCGCGTCTGGCCTTTGTACACCGAGTCGGTGTGGAGGACGCCGCTGGCACGCGACCACGCCGGTCCGGGCGACTCCCAGTCGACAGTCGTGTCGCGGTCGGTCGTGGTTCGCTCCCACCGGTAGCGCGGCACCCGTTCGGTCCACGTGTGGTGCCAGCGGTACTGGGGCACCTGTTCGGTCACCGTGCGATTCCAGCGGTGTATCGCTCGGTCGGTCGCGACCGTGCGGTTCCACCGGTAGGTCGGGAGCGTCTGTTCGACGGGTTCGGTGCCGGTCTGGACGCGCTTCCGGACGGTGTCGTAGACGGGTCTGGTGACCGTCTCGTACACCGGTTCGGGTTCGAGCCCGTTGGTGACCGTTCGGGTCGTCGTCTCGGTCGTGGTTTCGCTTCGCTTGATGGCCGCTCCGGCGTCTGTGACGGTGAATCCGCGCTTGTCGGAGTTGGGGAACGTGACCCGGACCGTCGTGGCGTCGAGATCGAGGTCAGACCCGATGACGGGGACGACCCGGAGTTGGTTCTGGGAGACGACATCGACGCTGGCGCGCTCGATGTTCGTCTCCGCGTCGGTCTGTTCGTCCATTCGTGTCGAGAGACCCGCGTAGACGACGCCGCTCATCACCACCATCAGCGCGACGGCGACGATCATCCCGGTCGTGGACGCGGAGGCCTGCTCGTCTGTTGTGAACATTGGGGGGTTGGGGAGTGGTCGGTCGGTAGTCAGTGCGTGCGTCGGGACGGGCATCGCGTCACGGCCCTCGTCGGGGGATTATCGCGAGGGCGGGGACGCTCACGGTAGGTCGACATCGCTCACCTCCTCGTCGGCGATGGCGTCGAGCAACGTCTCGACGGCCTGGTCGCGGTCGAGTCGAGGGTCGTCCTCGTCGAGGACGGACTCGAGAACGGCACGCTGGCGCGTCGTCTCCTCGGCGAGTGCGGCGACGAGCCGTTCGAGTCTGGCGAGTCGCTGTTCGCGGGTGCGCTCCAGTCGGTCGACGCGGCTGCGGAGCGCGCGAAACGCCGGGTCGGAGTCGTGAGTATCGTGTGGTGACATGGGGTGGCTGTCTCGTGTTCGTATTTAAGTCTCAGTCGTGGGTGTTCTGGACGCGAATCTCGAAGACGACGACCCGCGGGTCGTCGTCCCCGCCGCTGGCGTCGGGGAGCGTGACCCGGACGCGTTCGGTCTGCTCGCTCGCCTCGTCAGTCGGACGGGTGATTTCTGGAGCGGTGTACTCGAACGTGACCGTCCCGTCGCCGGCCGAGAGCCGGTCGCGGCTGGTCGCGCCGCCGGCGAGTCGGCCGTCGGTCTCGACGCTGGCCGTCACCGGCACGTCCGGCTGTGGGTTCGCGTAGCCGTCGGCGACTCGCGCGGTGAGGGTCGTGGTCGTTTCCTCGGCGACGACGGGCGTCCGGTCGTCGGTCGCGAGATACGCCGGTTCCGGCTCGCTGTCGTCTGGGAAGCCGGGCTGGTGGCCGGTTCGCCAGCCGACCTTCGCCATGTCGAGCCGGTAGCTGACGCCCGTCTCCAGCGAGACGGTGAGCGTGCCGTCGGTCTTCTCGATGCCGGTGACGTAGCGTCCGTCGCCGTCGTAGGCAGGCGCGGCGGGCGTCGTCTCCTCGTCGAGTTCGGCGGCGAGGAGCTCCCGCCACCGTCGCTCGGAGAGCGTCGTCTCGAATCGCACCCGAATCGGGGTCGCGTCCGTCGACTGCTCGACCCGAATCGCGCGGTCGGCCGCCGAGAGCCGCTCGGTGCGGAGCGTGAGCGGCTTCGTCTGACCGGTCGCGATGTCGCCGGTCGTCCAGACGAGATTCAGGTTCCGGCCGTCGACGACCTCGCCGCCCGCGATTGGTTCGGCGTGGTCGCCGTACTCCTCTGTGAGGACGCCCTGCGCGAGCCGCGTCGTCGGCGCGTCGTACTGGTGGTAGCCGGGCGTGTATTCGAGCGCGGTCGTCTCCCCCGCGATGGGGTCGCCGGCGAAGTGGTCGGCTGCGCTGGGGTTGGTGGCCGTCGCGCCCGTGACGGTGAGCCGGCCGGCGTCCTCCGTGTCGAGGGTCCCGTACGGTCCGGGCGGCTGGGCGAGAATCAGGTAGGTCGGGTAGCTGTCGCCCATCCGGAGGACGCTGGCCTGGCCGCCCGCGCCGTCGGCGACGACGCCCCGGTCGGCCTGTATCTCCTGCATGTCGGCGAGGACGGTGCTGGAGTGGCGCAGTTCCGTCTCGGACTGAACTTGGGGAGCCAGCGACACCTGCGCGACCAACAGGAGACTGAACAGGCTCCCGATGGCGAGTATCAGCCCGATTTGGGTCGCCTGTGCGCGCGTCGCGTCGGCGAGAGAGGGGCTCGGTGGTGTGCTGTCAGTGCTGCTGTCGTGTGGTGGTGTGTCGGTCATGGTCAGACGAAACAGAAGACGACGGTCGCGAGCAGTAGCTGTGGCAGTGCGAGTTTCAGCCCCGAGAGCGCGCTGTCGTAGGCGATTTGGCCCGAGACGAGCCCCGTTGCCAGCGCCTGCAAGAGTGCGCCGTGGAACAGGACGACCCGGAAGGCGTCGATGTCGATGTTCGTGCCGAAGGTGGTCGCCCCGAGTTCGCTGGCCTGCGAGGCGGCCTCGACCATCGGCGGGAGGTAAAACTCGATGACGCCGACCGCGACGACGAGATACAGCAGAAACCCCATCACGCCGATGACGAGTTGGTTGCGCGTCTCGTCGCGCCGGCGCGTCTCCAGCCGGTAGGCGTTGCGCACGTCGTCGGCGACGACCGTGAGGACGGTCCGCACGCGCCCGCTGGCGGCGTTCGCCTCCGCGAGCAGGTGGACGACGCGGGTGAGCCGCTCGTTGCGCACGCGGTTCGACATCCGCCGGAGCGCGTCGCCGAGGACGACGTTGTAGTTCAGCGCGTGGTCGACGCGCCGGAACTCGCCGGCCAGATACCCCTCCGAGGTTTCGCCGACCAGCCCGATGTTTTGCGCGAGCGTCATCCCCGTCTTGGAGGTGCTGGCGAGCTTTCGTACCACGTCCGGGAGCTCGCGGTTGACGCGCTGGCGGTGGCGATACTGCTGTTCGTGGAAGTACGCGAGCGGCACGAGCACACCGAACAGCGGGACGACGACGGACAGGAGCGTCGTCGCAATCGGGGCGGCGAGGAAGCCGGCCGGCGTCGGCACCGAGACTCCCGCGAGCGCGAGCACGCCGACGTACAGGAGCGCGACGGGAGCCGAGATGGCGAGCGAGACGACCGGTCGCCGGCGCACGAGGTCGATTGGCGCACGGAGCGTCCGAACCGTAGACTGTCGACGCAGTGCGGCCCGCAGTCCCTCGATACCGCTCGCTTCGGCCGTCGAGAGGGCGTCGGTGTGGCCGCTGGTCCGACTCGGCGCGCGGTCGGTCGTCTCCCCGTCAAGCCGGGCCGCGAGTTCGGCGACGGAGACGCGGTCGTCGTCCACCGGAAGGGTGGGGGAGGTGCCGAGGTCGTCCGGAGACACCGTGTCGATGAGGACGATGAACCCGACCGCGACGGTCGGGACGAGCACGTAGACGACCAACTGGAGCCGCGCCATCCCCGACCCCGAGATGGCGACCATGATGGTGAGCGTGATGAGCAGAAAGAGCGGGAAGGCGACGCCCGCAATCATGTACAGCTGCGCGTACATGCCGACGGTGTCGACCATACGGTCGTTGGCCCGGAGCCGGCGCTCCTGATACTCCTCGGCCTTGCTCCGGAGGAACGGCGTCACGTCACCCCCCGTGTCGATGATACCGATCATGTCGTCGAGCAGTTCCGCGAGTTCGGTCGACGGGGTCGATTCGCGGGCGCTCCGGAGCGCCGCCCGCAGGTCGGACCCGAAGAAATCCATGTCGTTCGTGACCGCCTGGAAGGCGACGGCCACCTCGCCGTAGGTGTCCTCCGTCTCCGCGAGCCGGCGCACGATGGCCGGAAACGGGAGGTCGCCCTGCGAGAGCGCAAACATGTAGGTGACCGCCTGCGGGAGCAGATAGTCGATGGCGCGCTCGCGCTGATACGCTGCGAATTTGGGCGCGTAGTAGAGCGTGACGCCGACCGGCACCGCAAACAGCAGGGCGACCGACAGTGTGACGAACCCCATCGCGATGGGCACCGCCAGCAGGTCGACGACGGGCGCGAGCGGACCGAGCGGGACCGCGAGGCCCAGCGTCGAGAACACGCCGAGCTGTCGAAACAAGAGTGCAAACAGCAGGCCGACGACCGTACCGACGGCGAGGGTGAGCAGCGTCCAGAGTGTCGTACGAGCGAGATACCGGTCGTACGTCTCCTCGTAGCGCGCCTGATTCACGACCCGACGGTACGGCTCGAACCGGTCGCGGCGGTCGCGAAACCACCCGGCGAACCGCCGGTAGGCGAAGCGGTCGAGCCGGCTTCTGTCGGCATCGGAAGCGACCCGTTCGCGGATCTCGACGACGGCGTCGGCGACCCGGTTCAGGAGTTCGGTCCGTCGCTCCGTCTCGGCGTCCACCTCGAAGGCGGCGTCGTCGGCGCTACTCGCCACCGTCGTCACCCGCCTCGATGTGGTGGAGCGTCTCGGCGTCGAGCGCGCCGGCGCGCACCTGCTCGATGACGCGGTCGGGCGAGCGCTCGAAGGCGCGCACCGCCGCGGAGACGGCCTCGTAGCCGCTGATGTCCTCGGCGACGAGGTACGCGAGCAGTTCGCGCCGGCGGTCGGTCCGGTCGTCGATCGCCGGCTGTTCCTGCCGGAGAGTCGCCATGTGTGCCGACCGGTTCACCTGCTCGATGGTGTCGTCCGGCTCGCTCCACTCGAAGACGGTGCGGGTCTTGAGCCGCCCGCCCTCGATGTCGAGTACTTCGGCGATTTCGGTGTTTCGCCGCTCGCTCTCGGAGCCGACCTGCGCCTGAAAGCAGAGAAAGCCCAGCTCCGAGATGAGTTCCTTCTCGACGCCCATCCGCGGGCCTTGCAACCGATTCAGGACGGCCTCGACGCGGTCGGCGTGGAACGTCGAGTAGGTCGTGTGGCCCGTCGACATCGCCTCGAACATGTCGCGGGCCTCCTCGCCTCTGACCTCGCCGACGAGGATATACTCCGGCCGTTGGCGGAGCGCTCCCCGCAGGAGGTCGAACATGTCGATGCCCGTCTCGTCGGCGTCGCCGGTCATCGGCTCGCGGGTGAGCGAGGCGACCCAGTTCTCCTGTGGAATCTGGAGTTCGCGGGTGTCCTCGATGGAGACGACCTTCGACTTCGGGGGCAGAAACATCGAGAGTGCGTTGAGCGCGGTCGTCTTGCCGGAGGCGGTTCCGCCGGCGACGATGCCCGAGAGGCCGGCGTCGATACAGGTCCACAGGTACGCGAGCTGGTCGACGGTGAACGTGCCGAGTTGCACCAAGTCGACCGGCGTGAACGGCACCTCGCGGAACTTCCGGATGGTGAAGTTCTCGCCCCGGGGCGCGACCTCATCGAGCGTGAGCTGGATGCGCGAGCCGTCGGGGAGGGCCGTCCCCTGCATCGGCTTCGCCGTCGAGATATCCTTTCCCGAGCGCTGGGCGAGCGTCTTGATGAACGAGCGGAGTTCGCCCGCCTCGTACTCGATGTTCGTCGCGAGGTCCTCGTAGTCGCGGTGGTAGACGAAGACGGGACTCTCCGGCGCGTTACACGACACCTCCTCCAGCCGGGGGTCGGACATCAGCGGGTCCACCTTCCCGAAGTGGACGAGGTTCCGCCTGAGATAGTAGCAAATCTGCTGGAACGACGGCTCGGGCACGTCCAGTCCGGGGAGTTCGTCGATGACGCGGCGGGCCTGTCGTTCGAGCATCGCCTCGCGTTCGTGGTCGTCTTCGCCGGGGGCGACGCGGTGGACGAGATGCTCCCGGAGTTCGCGTTCGAGTTCGCGGTAGACGTAGTGTTCGTGCTCGTCGAGGTCCGGCTCGACGACGTGGTAGCTGTACTCGTCGGTTCGCGTATCGCGAAGGACGACGGCGAAGGCAAAGGGACGGACGAGCCAGTAGCGCTCGGTGATTTCGACGGCGCTGTCGGTCTCCGCCCCGAGTTCCGTGCGCATCGGCACGAGGAGATTCCGGGTCCGTTCGTCGGGTATCGGCTCGCCACTGCGGTCGCCGTCGGCGGAATCGAGCGGCAGGTCGGGCCTGCCGGGGGGTGTCGGCCTGCTCGATTCGCTCGGTTCGCTCATGATGATAGCCGGTTCCACCCCACACATTAATATCTGTTGTTAGTAGCTGGAATTAAGTTACAGGCTCCACGTTTTTATCCGAATCCGGTGTAGGCCCGGTATGGCTCGCGACGCGTTCCGGACCGGCGTACACAGCCTCGACAGAGCACTCGGCGGCGGCGTCCCGCCGGGGTCGGTCGCGGTCGCGCTCGGCGACGCGGCGAGTGCGGTCGAACTGCTCGGCTACCGGGCGGCCGTGGCGACCGAACGCGACACCCGCTATCTGACGACGATGCGGACGCCCGCGACGGTGCGGGAAGCCATCGGCGACGCCGCCGGCGCCGGCCGGACGCTGGGTGACCTCGCCCCGGCCCACTCCGGGACGGTCGATATCCGACAGGTCGGCGTCACCGGACAGTTGGCCGGCGGCGTACAGCCCTCGCTGGGCGAGCACGACGCCGTCGTCGTCGATTCGTTTCGCGACGTGCTCGCGACCGACGGCTGGCGCGACGCGTTCGCCGAGATTCGCGACCACGTCCACGAGCGCGACGGGCTGGCGCTGCTCGTGCTCGATGTCGACCCCGACGAGACGTTCGCCCGCCCGGTCCGGCAGGTGTGTCGGGCGGCCGACGCCGTCTTCGAGTACCGCGCCGACCGCGCGACGGAGGACACCCTGACGGCGCGGAAGGTGCGCGGACTCGCGGCCGCGGAGCCGGTCTTGCCCGTCACCGTCTCGCTCGAGGTCGGTCGCACCCTCCGCCACGACCCCGACCGCGGCCACCAGTAGGGTGTCACCGTCGCCGCGGTGCCGGCGTGTGTGCAGTGTGGACGATGCGGGCGACGAGCAGTCCGCCGAACAGCCCCGCGACCGCGAACAGACTCCCGGTCGTGAGGAGCGCGACCACCAGCGTCGCCAGCCACGCGTCGGGAGCCGTGACGCCGGCGGCGACGAGTCGCGTCGCGACGTAGCCGGTCGTCGCGCCGAAGCCGACGACGAGCGTCGTCCCGGCGAGTGAGGGACGCACGTCAGACCACGCCCGGCGGGTGACCGTCGGTCACCGCGCGCCACACCGCGAGCGCGACGACCAGCGTCAGCGCCGTCGTTCCGAGGACGAGCAGTCCGACGAGGGTGGCGAGCACCGATCGCCCGCCGGCGACGTACTCGTACAACAGCACGACCGAGCGATACAACACCACGGCGGGGGGAGCCGTGAACGCGCCGACGCCTGCGACGCCACCGGCGAGACGCCACAGGCGAGTGAGTAGGGGGAACATCTGATATCGTACCGGGGTGGGAACGCGACTCCGGTGTCGGCGATTCGACCCGGCGAATAAATATCTGTCTTTTCGGCCTGGAATTTTCCCGCGGCGAGAGGGAGGAGAGCAGCGGAGACGACCCAGTGGACGGACTTTTGCCCGCGCACGTCTCAGAGGCTGGTGGTGGCGGTGACGACAGTTACCCCCTCCGAGCCCCGTGTGACGAGGCCTTTCCTCCGAGCCACCATCTCCCGGAAGATCTACACCACTCGCCCGTGACCGACGGGTGTGAGCCGCTGGCGCAACGCCGTCCGGGCCGAACTCCTCCGCTACCGGACGAGCACCGACCGGACGCGCGTGACCCGCCAGACGCTGCTTCGCCAGTCACTCGACACGCTCAGCGAGCGGTTTCCCGACGCAACCACGCCGGAACAGACGCTGAGCCGCACGCTACAGGAGCTTCGCGACCGCGAGGAAATCGCCTTCGCTGACGACGGTGTCTACGAGATTCAGGAGCTTGCGCCGCCGTTCGACGCCGGGGAGACCTACACCCGCGCTCGTATCCACGACCACTACGGCGGGAAGCGGCAGGCCGGAATCGCACCGTCGGCGTCGTACCCGTTCGTCTTCCTGTTTTACGGCGCGGGTGACGGCTACGGCTACGAGGATGGCTTCGACGGCGACACGTTCGTCTACACCGGGGAGGGCCGCACCGGCGACATGGAACTGACGCACGGAAACAGAGCGATTCGTGACCACGCGAGCGACGGCCGTGACCTGTATCTGTTCGAGATGGCCGACGCCGGCGAGGTGAGCTTCGTCGGCGAGTACGCGTACGTCGACCACTTCAGACAGGAACTGCCGGACGCGACGGGCGACCGCCGGAGCGCGCTCCGATTCGAGTTGGAACCGGTCGCGACAGACCGCGACGCCGAGCCGACGCCGGACCTCGGCGACGAGCAGCTCGAACGGCTGTACGAGGAAGCGACCGGGAGCAACACGGGAGACAACGACGGGAACGGGCAGACAAAAGCGACCACCACGACGTACAGCCGGTCGGCGGCGGTCCGGTCGTTCATCCGGGCGTACGCCGACGGCGTCTGTGAAGGCTGTGGCGAGCCAGCACCGTTCCGTGCCGGTGACGGCGAGCCGTATCTCGAAGTCCACCACCTCCACCGACGCGCCGACGGCGGGGCCGATGACCCGAGTAACGTCGTCGCGCTGTGTCCGAACTGCCACCGGCGACGCCACTACGGGCGTGACGGCGACAGCTTCAACGAGGAGCTTATCGCGTACGCGGAGTCGCGACCGTTCTGATTACAGCACCTGCCGCGAGCAGGAGCCACAGAAGTTCTGCGTCTTCTGGTCTACCTCGCGCACGGTGGGAGAGAAGCTCATGACGCATTTCTTCTCGTCGCAGTGTTCGAGTCCGAGGGTGTGACCGATTTCGTGGACCACCTCTTTGCGGACGCGGTCGGTGAACACCTCTTCGGGGGATTTGGTCGCGCTGCCGCCGTCGGAGGCGGTCTGGAGGCGATTGGTGGAGATGACGCTGCCGTTGCCGGAGAGGTACGCCAGCCCGAAGACGTAGTTGCGACGGCGGTAGTAGAGGTCCTGTGTCGTGATGGCGATGTTCTTCGTGCCGGAGCCGACCCGCGCTGCGAGTTCGATGAACTCCTCGGCCCGGTACTGATTGCGGGCCTCGTCGAAGGCAGATTCGGGGAGGGGTTGGCGGTCGTGGAGCGTCACCTCGGCGTCGTAGACGGCGCGAAGCCCGGAGGAGGCCTCCCGCTTCACCACGGGGGGAACGTCCCCGACCGGCACGATGTCGACGTGCATACGAAACAGTTAGACCACATCGGAGGTAAGGTTTCCGCCATGTCCGACCCCCGACTCGCTGACGCGCTCGCAACCGACGCGAGCCGGGCGGTCGAGGTCGGTATCGGCAACCGCACCGACGTTGCCGCCGCAGTCGCCGCCGAGGCGGTGGCGGTGACCGCGACGGACGTGGTTGCACGGACCGTCCCCGACGGGGTGGCGTTCGTCCGCGACGACGTGACCGACCCCGACCCGTCGGTGTACGCCGACGCCGACATCGTCTACGCGCTGAACTGCCCGCCGGAGCTACAGCGCCCGCTCGTGACCGTCGCACGGGCGGCGGGCGCGCGGTGGGCGTTCACCACGCTGGGCGGCGACCCGGCGCTCGTCGACGCGCGGCCGAAAACGCTGCCGCATGAGACGCTATTTATCCCTCCCGACCCGAACGGTCGGATATGATAGATGCGGACGCGGTCGTGCTCGATATCGACGGTGTGCTCGTCGACGTGGCTGACTCCTACCGGCGCGCAATCGTCGAGTCCGTCGAGCGAGTGTACGGGGACACCATCGGCCGCGACGCCATCCAGCCGTTCAAAGACGCCGGCGGCTTCAACAACGACTGGGAGCTGACCTACGCGGTCGCGCTGTACGTGTTGGCGCGCGACGCCGGCTTCCCGCTCTCGGTGGAGACGTTCACCGAAAAAATCGCCGCCTCCGGCGGCGGGCTTGCCGGCGCGGAGACCGTCGTCGCCGACCACCTCGACCCCCACTCGCGAGAGGCGGTGTACGCCGACTGGGACCGCGACCGCCTCCGCGACGTGTTCCAGGAGCTGTATCTCGGGAGCGACCGCTATCGCGAGCTCGAAGGCGGCGACCCGACGCTCGACACGCCGGGGTACATCCACGACGAGCCGACCATCCTCACCGCCGAGACGCGCGCGGCCCTGACCGACGCGTACGACGTGGGCGTCGTTACCGGACGGCCGGCCGCGGAGGCCGACATCGCACTCGACCGCGTCGGCCTCGACCTCCCCGACGAACACCGGTTCACGATGGACGACCCCGCGCCGGGCAAGCCCGACCCGACCGCGCTCACCACGTTGGCGGAGCGGTTCGACGCCGAGACGATCGTCTTCGTCGGCGACACCCTCGACGATATCGAGACGGCCACGAGCGCCGACGCGACCGACGACCGCACCTACCACGGTATCGGCGTGTTGACCGGCGGGCTCACGGGCGAGTCGGGCCGCGAGAAGTACGAACGGGCCGGGGCGAGTGCCGTCATCGACTCCGTGAACGACCTCCCCGGGGCGCTTTCGGGCGAGGTCAGCCGGTCTCACAACGCTTAGGCGCGCGCCACCGTGAATGGGGGTATGCGAATCGCACTGCTCGGCGGCACCGGCGACATCGGGAAGGGACTCGCGCTCCGGTGGGGCCACGACACCGACCACGACATCATTCTCGGCTCGCGCGACCCCGAAAAGGCGCGTGCGGCCGCAGACGAGTATCAGGAGACGCTCGCGGACCACGGCGTCGAGACCAAGATCACGGGATTCGTCAACGAGATGGCGGCCGACCGCGCCGACGTGGCCGTGCTCGCCGTCCCGGCCTACCACCTCACCGACACGGTCGAGGCGGTCGCCGACAAGCTCGACGACACGGTGCTCGTCACGCCGGCCGTCGGGATGAAGCGCGACGACGACGGCTTCCACTACAATCCGCCGCCGGCCGGCTCCGTCTCCGCGCTCGCGGCCGACGCCGCCCCCGAGGGCGTCCCCGTCGTCGGCGCGTTCCACAACCTCGCCGCGGCCGGACTCACCGACCTCGACACCGAGTTCGACTGGGACACCCCGGTCTTCGGTGACGACGACAGCGCGAAGGCGACGGTGATGGAGCTTGCAGCCGAAATCGAGGGGCTGCGGCCGCTCGACGTGGGCGGGTTGGCGAACGCCTCGGAGGTCGAGGCGCTCACCCCGCTGCTCATCAACCTCGCGAGCGAGAACGAGGAGCTCCACGACCTCGGCGTGAAGTTCTGGTAGGATGGCCCGGCGACCGACCGCACGCGTCGGTGCGGGCCGGGTCGCCGCGCTGTTCGTCCCGCTTGCGGTCGTCGCGTGGCTCTCGGGACTCCCGTTCGTCTTCCCGAGTCTCGGCCCGTCGGCGTACGTGCTCGCGGTCAGTCCCGACGCCGACACTAGTCGGCCGGCACGCGTCTTCGGCGGCCATCTCATCGGACTCGCCGCCGGACTCGCCGCCTATCACCTGCTCGCGCCGGGACTCGTGCTCACGACACAG
This portion of the Halosegnis longus genome encodes:
- a CDS encoding PKD domain-containing protein yields the protein MFTTDEQASASTTGMIVAVALMVVMSGVVYAGLSTRMDEQTDAETNIERASVDVVSQNQLRVVPVIGSDLDLDATTVRVTFPNSDKRGFTVTDAGAAIKRSETTTETTTRTVTNGLEPEPVYETVTRPVYDTVRKRVQTGTEPVEQTLPTYRWNRTVATDRAIHRWNRTVTEQVPQYRWHHTWTERVPRYRWERTTTDRDTTVDWESPGPAWSRASGVLHTDSVYKGQTRERVRTGTETERRLVDMERERVHVGYETREECSPSPWGFARGRTCETVREPVYEYERVPVYETVRQPTYEWQWRADYDTEAFYRYERVDRTTEQTLSTSEPTGDGWQKASSRAFDYTTVERTDSEVATDPPAPGWTRKSAAVVSRVDRTRTETTLAAEAPGDEWQRVSDAPVRVESVEQTQTKLAPRQPGEEWSLASDEAVGETTVTVQRPTYGVVEQRIRTGTTTERLISHYRMVPKTTVVTETETTATFDDSVDAVERGLTSAPARGPPDQASIAAADPDDDEASDDADSEASGERETETAEADETTDDGPPAHVLDRLPFLEFDDGDDSPVRASSIVEGLSGTTTRGSPAVWQNGEALTVHLAENHIQEGDIVRVRVVDTDTESVVLDKQVRARDLPAVSLDSAGPTDESSPGTDAPTAPEPVTTPDPTTTAGTPATQQTQPPQSTHPSAGDTWSGSATDTDRPPAVSISGPNTVAPGSKATFEANAVDDEGIADYSWHGAYSYDQSTATHTFADAPGETRRISLTVTDTAGQTATATKVVEISDANRDPQIELPPAVTGCVGETVRLNPTIVTEEGDTATGEWDRQMPIRLDSPGVSSATYTATDNHGAETYRSVRITTMSCTDSKQTTDEVGDGEGNEVLILSGSGEITATAGADDDKISVRDDTPSLENAQLNYAVSGVLAMGDRVADIATGSDSYVLETQVSGATAKQLVAEAKAARNPSLKEGSNIALNKHKTLRNPRIEDGLSPGNHDQVTVFVRVGSDEEINGTAMAARYGENPNTSEPSGVGEGTATPADDTNPTVDAADGITEAVTTDQADNRVIEAAGGRVSAVQNDQISDTDSLVSETTAQSDESTQQDSGTNDTQPSQSVQNRRNDVLQNSPLATYHGATTDDTVSEG
- a CDS encoding type II secretion system F family protein; the encoded protein is MASSADDAAFEVDAETERRTELLNRVADAVVEIRERVASDADRSRLDRFAYRRFAGWFRDRRDRFEPYRRVVNQARYEETYDRYLARTTLWTLLTLAVGTVVGLLFALLFRQLGVFSTLGLAVPLGPLAPVVDLLAVPIAMGFVTLSVALLFAVPVGVTLYYAPKFAAYQRERAIDYLLPQAVTYMFALSQGDLPFPAIVRRLAETEDTYGEVAVAFQAVTNDMDFFGSDLRAALRSARESTPSTELAELLDDMIGIIDTGGDVTPFLRSKAEEYQERRLRANDRMVDTVGMYAQLYMIAGVAFPLFLLITLTIMVAISGSGMARLQLVVYVLVPTVAVGFIVLIDTVSPDDLGTSPTLPVDDDRVSVAELAARLDGETTDRAPSRTSGHTDALSTAEASGIEGLRAALRRQSTVRTLRAPIDLVRRRPVVSLAISAPVALLYVGVLALAGVSVPTPAGFLAAPIATTLLSVVVPLFGVLVPLAYFHEQQYRHRQRVNRELPDVVRKLASTSKTGMTLAQNIGLVGETSEGYLAGEFRRVDHALNYNVVLGDALRRMSNRVRNERLTRVVHLLAEANAASGRVRTVLTVVADDVRNAYRLETRRRDETRNQLVIGVMGFLLYLVVAVGVIEFYLPPMVEAASQASELGATTFGTNIDIDAFRVVLFHGALLQALATGLVSGQIAYDSALSGLKLALPQLLLATVVFCFV
- a CDS encoding type II/IV secretion system ATPase subunit — encoded protein: MSEPSESSRPTPPGRPDLPLDSADGDRSGEPIPDERTRNLLVPMRTELGAETDSAVEITERYWLVRPFAFAVVLRDTRTDEYSYHVVEPDLDEHEHYVYRELERELREHLVHRVAPGEDDHEREAMLERQARRVIDELPGLDVPEPSFQQICYYLRRNLVHFGKVDPLMSDPRLEEVSCNAPESPVFVYHRDYEDLATNIEYEAGELRSFIKTLAQRSGKDISTAKPMQGTALPDGSRIQLTLDEVAPRGENFTIRKFREVPFTPVDLVQLGTFTVDQLAYLWTCIDAGLSGIVAGGTASGKTTALNALSMFLPPKSKVVSIEDTRELQIPQENWVASLTREPMTGDADETGIDMFDLLRGALRQRPEYILVGEVRGEEARDMFEAMSTGHTTYSTFHADRVEAVLNRLQGPRMGVEKELISELGFLCFQAQVGSESERRNTEIAEVLDIEGGRLKTRTVFEWSEPDDTIEQVNRSAHMATLRQEQPAIDDRTDRRRELLAYLVAEDISGYEAVSAAVRAFERSPDRVIEQVRAGALDAETLHHIEAGDDGGE